From Gimesia panareensis, the proteins below share one genomic window:
- a CDS encoding YfgM family protein, with translation MQRSRFLFCFLCLFSAVSSVQADDVEQQIAKIKQVQKEGQGNQAASQAVQQLSQADQSALIPILSSFEGANPLAVNWLCGAFETIASKAIQQNKLPKEQLEKFILDKSHNPRARRLAYETLIKVDPEATERLIPGMINDPSVTLRRDAVQRLIDQAKELQKVGKKDEAKQAFQQALTGATDDDQVKAIVKPLRGLGEKIDLQKHFGFLSDWKIIGPFDNRELKGYDTAYPPEKKLDFSSALKGKEGEVNWKPVNTEDDYGIFDIAKSISPYKGAVMYCAADFYSPGEQELEIRLGTPNAWKIWVNGKLLFARNEYHRGMIMDQYSVPVTFKPGKNVILLKLCQNEQTESWAQRYQFQLRIARPSGTGVLSEKPEATTQLSR, from the coding sequence ATGCAGCGAAGTCGTTTTCTGTTCTGTTTCCTGTGTCTGTTCAGCGCAGTGAGCAGCGTGCAGGCAGATGATGTGGAACAACAGATCGCCAAAATCAAACAGGTTCAGAAGGAAGGGCAGGGGAATCAGGCTGCCTCCCAGGCGGTTCAACAGCTCTCCCAGGCGGACCAGTCGGCTTTGATTCCGATTCTCTCCAGCTTTGAGGGGGCCAATCCGCTGGCAGTCAACTGGCTGTGCGGTGCCTTTGAAACGATTGCCTCCAAAGCCATCCAGCAGAATAAGCTGCCCAAAGAACAACTGGAAAAATTCATTCTGGACAAATCCCATAATCCGCGGGCACGGCGTCTGGCTTATGAAACTCTGATCAAGGTCGATCCGGAGGCCACCGAGCGATTGATTCCCGGGATGATCAACGACCCGAGCGTGACGCTCAGACGCGATGCCGTTCAACGTTTGATCGATCAGGCGAAGGAACTGCAGAAGGTAGGCAAAAAAGATGAAGCGAAGCAGGCTTTTCAGCAGGCACTGACAGGGGCGACCGATGACGATCAGGTCAAAGCGATTGTGAAGCCGCTGCGGGGGCTGGGCGAGAAGATCGATCTGCAGAAGCATTTCGGTTTCCTTTCCGACTGGAAGATCATCGGCCCCTTCGATAATCGGGAACTGAAGGGATACGATACAGCCTATCCGCCCGAGAAAAAACTGGACTTCTCCTCGGCTCTGAAAGGCAAAGAGGGGGAAGTCAACTGGAAGCCGGTCAACACCGAAGATGATTACGGGATCTTTGACATTGCCAAGTCGATTTCTCCCTACAAGGGCGCTGTGATGTATTGTGCAGCCGACTTTTACAGCCCGGGAGAACAGGAACTGGAGATCCGCCTGGGGACTCCCAACGCCTGGAAAATCTGGGTGAATGGAAAGCTGCTGTTTGCCCGCAACGAGTATCACCGGGGGATGATCATGGATCAATACAGTGTGCCGGTGACGTTCAAACCGGGCAAAAATGTGATCCTGCTCAAACTCTGTCAAAACGAACAGACCGAGAGCTGGGCACAGCGTTACCAGTTTCAATTGCGAATTGCCCGTCCTTCCGGGACCGGCGTTCTTTCTGAAAAACCAGAGGCAACGACGCAGTTATCGCGCTGA